One Candidatus Bathyarchaeota archaeon genomic region harbors:
- a CDS encoding cation diffusion facilitator family transporter, with protein sequence MANKKQYLSLKSLGIVLVITATFFIIELIGALLTNSLALLTDAWHMLIDVFALVFAFVASWLALRPVDMKKTYGYYRIEILAAFLNGIFLWAIVIYIFHEAIERFLHPVEVKSLGMLVIAIFGLIANCLSGIILSKYKEESLNVKGAFLHVIADTLGSIGAISAGLIMLFMGWYQADSLISIAIGLLILYSSSRLIKESLNILLEGVPSHINMNALEKKLLEPKEVERVHDLHVWCIAPKKMCCMSGHVVVKKGIDRKRLMARLINTLKEEFGIDHATIQLEDEGYPKAMSEHR encoded by the coding sequence ATGGCAAACAAAAAACAATATCTAAGTTTGAAGTCCCTAGGAATCGTATTAGTGATTACTGCTACTTTCTTTATAATAGAACTGATCGGAGCGCTTTTGACAAATAGTTTAGCACTTCTAACAGACGCTTGGCATATGCTGATCGATGTTTTTGCGTTAGTATTTGCATTTGTAGCATCTTGGCTAGCTCTTAGACCTGTTGATATGAAAAAAACTTATGGTTATTATCGTATTGAGATACTTGCGGCTTTTTTAAATGGAATTTTCTTATGGGCAATCGTGATTTACATATTTCACGAAGCTATTGAGCGTTTTCTTCACCCTGTTGAAGTTAAAAGCCTAGGTATGCTAGTTATTGCAATATTTGGACTAATTGCTAATTGTCTCTCTGGGATCATACTTTCTAAATATAAAGAAGAAAGCCTCAATGTGAAAGGCGCTTTCCTACATGTGATCGCCGATACTCTTGGTTCAATCGGAGCGATCTCAGCAGGGTTGATTATGTTATTCATGGGCTGGTATCAGGCAGATAGTTTAATCAGTATTGCAATTGGCTTGTTAATACTCTACAGTTCAAGTAGATTGATCAAAGAATCGTTGAATATTCTTCTAGAGGGTGTTCCTTCTCACATTAACATGAATGCGTTAGAGAAGAAATTACTTGAGCCCAAAGAGGTTGAGAGAGTTCATGATCTGCATGTCTGGTGTATAGCACCAAAAAAGATGTGTTGTATGAGCGGGCATGTAGTAGTGAAAAAAGGAATTGATAGAAAGAGATTGATGGCTCGTCTTATAAACACGTTGAAGGAAGAATTCGGAATTGATCACGCTACTATCCAATTAGAGGATGAAGGTTATCCAAAAGCCATGAGTGAACATAGATGA
- a CDS encoding MFS transporter, whose translation MKYRSVLLGTLSTTHFVNDGLDMVLPVILPIIVEKLSLSFYQMGLIIASYTISSSFLQPIAGYASDITGRKKLYLCGGLFIFTLSLFLMQYANNLTLMISTAFAAGLGYSIYHPEGVAFIGYSIRERRGLSMGIHGFGGSAGRAFFPLLTSMIASLYGLKFSLWFILFAGVIVSLMALIFLQEINTAVEKSFIFKTIGPIIIILTIISILRKAFFYGTVSFIPTLFVNVFQADLIWSGASVFIMMIAGLVTQPIGGHLSDHIGRRKVFAISSFGTSVSFLAFLITTPPLSLIGLGLSGFFIFLGFPILFTMLSDIVPREALSANVGFVSGIGGVGAIVSPIIIGGFADRFGLQQSLFIPIAFIFVAGILTFLLPKDK comes from the coding sequence ATGAAATATCGCAGTGTACTATTAGGAACTCTTTCCACAACACATTTTGTTAACGATGGACTAGATATGGTGCTACCTGTAATCCTTCCTATAATTGTTGAGAAATTATCACTCTCCTTCTATCAAATGGGGCTCATAATCGCAAGCTATACCATTTCCTCTTCATTTCTTCAACCCATTGCCGGATACGCTTCTGATATAACTGGTAGAAAAAAGCTCTATTTATGCGGCGGATTGTTCATATTTACATTATCTCTTTTTCTGATGCAATATGCTAATAATCTCACTCTTATGATTTCCACAGCATTTGCAGCAGGATTAGGATATAGTATCTATCATCCCGAGGGTGTAGCGTTTATTGGATATTCTATAAGAGAAAGGCGTGGATTGAGTATGGGGATACATGGCTTTGGCGGTAGTGCTGGACGAGCCTTTTTCCCTTTATTAACCTCTATGATTGCTAGCCTCTATGGATTAAAATTCTCTTTATGGTTTATTCTATTTGCAGGTGTCATAGTAAGCTTAATGGCCTTAATTTTCCTTCAAGAAATAAACACAGCTGTAGAAAAAAGTTTCATATTTAAGACAATAGGACCGATTATAATAATTCTTACAATAATTTCTATTCTAAGGAAAGCTTTCTTTTATGGAACTGTAAGCTTTATTCCAACTTTATTCGTAAATGTTTTTCAAGCTGATCTTATTTGGAGTGGTGCATCTGTTTTTATAATGATGATTGCAGGTTTGGTAACACAGCCAATAGGAGGACACTTATCAGATCATATAGGTAGACGTAAGGTTTTTGCGATAAGCTCGTTTGGAACGAGTGTAAGCTTCTTAGCGTTTCTTATTACTACTCCACCTCTTTCCCTGATAGGGTTAGGCTTATCTGGATTCTTTATCTTCCTAGGATTTCCAATACTATTTACAATGCTGAGTGATATAGTTCCGAGGGAGGCTTTGAGTGCTAATGTGGGTTTTGTTTCAGGTATAGGAGGAGTCGGAGCAATTGTATCGCCTATAATTATTGGAGGATTTGCTGACCGATTCGGTTTACAACAATCGCTTTTTATTCCCATAGCTTTCATTTTTGTTGCAGGAATTCTAACATTTTTGCTTCCTAAAGATAAATAA
- a CDS encoding uroporphyrinogen decarboxylase family protein has product MKSRERVLASIERRDFDRIPADGWFRPEFWIKLHDHFNTENNEDILKALGTDIRQVAMDPPKGFEPEKVLAVQNISKDFENFYATVWDEWNIKRKAGSTDEYWHFTHHPLEHVELDEFEFPNIHAPGRFDRASDLVKEFKDEYFISGNGSIGLFEHGWALRGYRNFIRDLYTNQKFIERLLDRLLEWKIEQDKYFADIGVDMIFLSDDLGMQTGLMLSPDIIRKFFIPRYRKWFGELKKKDVFVMFHTDGNVEPIIPDLIDAGIDILNPIQPECMDPIKIKKLYGEKIAFHGTISLQKTLPFGSTSEVKKEVLDRIETLGFDGGLILAPCHTVDQHVPVENVITLYETIQK; this is encoded by the coding sequence ATGAAATCCAGAGAAAGGGTTTTAGCATCAATTGAAAGGCGAGATTTTGACAGAATTCCAGCAGATGGATGGTTTAGGCCTGAGTTCTGGATAAAATTACATGATCATTTCAATACAGAAAATAACGAGGATATTCTCAAAGCTCTAGGAACAGATATCAGGCAAGTAGCTATGGATCCACCAAAAGGATTTGAGCCTGAGAAGGTGCTTGCTGTCCAAAATATTTCAAAGGATTTTGAGAATTTTTATGCAACAGTATGGGATGAGTGGAATATTAAGCGTAAAGCTGGATCGACAGATGAGTATTGGCATTTTACACATCACCCATTAGAACATGTAGAGCTGGACGAGTTTGAATTTCCAAATATTCATGCACCAGGTAGATTTGATAGAGCCAGCGATCTTGTTAAAGAGTTTAAAGACGAATACTTCATTTCTGGAAATGGTTCCATAGGGTTATTTGAACATGGATGGGCTCTTAGGGGTTATAGGAATTTTATTCGAGACCTATATACAAATCAAAAATTCATAGAGAGGTTATTAGATAGGCTTTTAGAATGGAAAATTGAACAGGACAAATATTTTGCTGACATCGGAGTCGATATGATTTTTCTGTCTGATGATCTAGGTATGCAGACAGGTCTAATGTTATCGCCAGATATTATACGCAAATTTTTCATTCCAAGATATCGAAAATGGTTTGGAGAGTTGAAAAAGAAGGATGTTTTCGTTATGTTTCATACAGACGGAAATGTTGAGCCGATAATTCCTGATTTAATAGATGCAGGAATAGATATCTTGAATCCTATACAACCTGAATGTATGGACCCTATAAAAATCAAAAAATTATATGGGGAGAAAATTGCTTTTCATGGAACTATATCTCTACAGAAGACCCTTCCCTTTGGAAGTACTAGTGAGGTTAAGAAGGAAGTATTGGATAGAATAGAAACCCTTGGTTTCGATGGAGGACTTATATTGGCTCCTTGTCATACAGTTGACCAACATGTACCAGTAGAGAATGTAATTACACTTTATGAGACTATTCAAAAATAA
- a CDS encoding desulfoferrodoxin FeS4 iron-binding domain-containing protein, with translation MVAVRKVGEVYKCEICENVVVVKEVGGGELICCGQPMILVE, from the coding sequence TTGGTCGCAGTTAGAAAAGTCGGGGAAGTTTATAAGTGTGAAATTTGTGAAAATGTTGTAGTAGTCAAAGAGGTTGGCGGTGGAGAATTAATTTGCTGCGGTCAACCCATGATTTTAGTGGAATAA
- a CDS encoding sulfite exporter TauE/SafE family protein, whose translation MTVIIYLMIILATFGIGFVASMLGLGGGFLVVPLLIFAGLSAHSAIGTTISIAMFVGFSSFAEYYRQRRGDWGLAIVLECASIPGSILGAYLTSYVSSDQLIFLFILILIMISLFLISQPSIQTNFKFNHLVWKREIIDRNDQRFNYQVNLFWALILGFFAGLAAGFFGISGGIMKVPILIFAGVPIHVAVATSSLMISLTSSTAFATHFFLGNIDYRYLILASPGIILGAQLGARKAGKIKPRKLRKIFSILLLLAAIAMLAKLLS comes from the coding sequence TTGACTGTTATTATATATTTAATGATCATATTAGCCACTTTCGGAATTGGTTTTGTGGCTTCTATGTTAGGTTTAGGCGGTGGCTTCTTAGTTGTGCCTCTACTAATATTTGCAGGTTTATCAGCACATTCAGCCATTGGAACTACCATCTCTATTGCTATGTTTGTAGGATTCTCTTCATTTGCTGAATATTATAGACAAAGAAGGGGGGATTGGGGATTGGCAATAGTACTTGAGTGCGCATCAATTCCCGGTTCTATTCTTGGGGCATATCTTACAAGTTATGTATCATCCGATCAACTAATTTTTCTATTCATTCTGATTTTAATAATGATCTCTTTATTTCTCATTTCACAACCCTCCATTCAAACAAATTTCAAATTCAATCATTTAGTTTGGAAACGAGAAATTATTGATAGAAATGATCAAAGATTCAATTATCAGGTGAATTTATTCTGGGCTTTAATACTCGGTTTTTTTGCAGGTTTGGCTGCAGGTTTTTTCGGTATTTCAGGTGGAATAATGAAAGTACCAATTCTCATATTCGCTGGGGTTCCAATTCATGTTGCTGTAGCTACATCTAGCCTTATGATTTCTTTAACTTCATCAACAGCTTTTGCAACCCACTTTTTCTTAGGAAATATAGATTATCGATATCTCATTCTAGCATCACCAGGCATTATTTTGGGAGCCCAATTAGGTGCTAGAAAAGCAGGAAAAATCAAACCAAGAAAATTGAGAAAGATCTTTTCAATTCTATTACTCCTAGCAGCCATTGCAATGCTCGCGAAGTTATTATCATAG
- a CDS encoding ferritin-like domain-containing protein, translating to MGTKGKEIVGMDTNELIKSLNKAFADEWLAYYQYWTGAKVARGPMRGAVTAELEEHAGDELKHAGMLVERIITLGGTPILKPEDWYEMTNCGYLAPEDPSVKALLEQNIKGEQCAINIYKKLLETVKDKDPITYNMILDILEEEVEHEEDLQSILEDLGGM from the coding sequence ATGGGCACAAAAGGAAAAGAAATAGTAGGCATGGATACGAATGAACTTATTAAGTCATTGAACAAAGCTTTTGCAGATGAATGGTTAGCTTATTATCAATATTGGACGGGTGCAAAAGTTGCAAGAGGTCCTATGCGTGGTGCTGTTACCGCAGAACTTGAAGAACATGCAGGAGACGAGTTGAAGCATGCGGGAATGCTTGTTGAAAGAATCATAACATTAGGGGGTACACCTATTCTTAAGCCAGAAGATTGGTATGAAATGACTAATTGTGGGTACTTGGCTCCAGAGGACCCTTCTGTAAAAGCTCTTTTAGAACAGAATATTAAGGGCGAACAATGCGCTATCAATATCTATAAAAAATTACTCGAGACGGTTAAAGATAAAGATCCTATAACTTACAATATGATTCTTGATATACTTGAAGAAGAAGTAGAACACGAAGAAGATCTACAAAGCATACTAGAAGATCTAGGTGGAATGTAA
- a CDS encoding MBL fold metallo-hydrolase produces MITHTTHRGTTYNAYLIKDEKIALVDAVHGSFAEEMIGKIKEVIDPSKIDYIIANHVESDHSGSIYKILELAPNAKVVGTTACKDGLQKHYFGDWDFQIVKTGDEISLGKRALKFIEAPMLHWPDSMFTYVEKDSLILPNDAFGQHWASSKRFDDEVDNSILMDEAAKYYSNIVWPYSQHVLKKIEEVQELGLKISMIAPSHGIIWRSNPTKILEAYLRWAKGETVDKILVVYDTMWGSTEKMDKAIIEGISSEGIETMVFRLPFSDLGDIIKELLEARGLLVGSSTIITAFYRQ; encoded by the coding sequence GTGATTACTCACACAACTCATCGCGGCACAACATATAACGCTTACTTAATTAAAGATGAAAAAATCGCATTAGTTGATGCAGTTCATGGGTCTTTCGCCGAAGAGATGATAGGGAAGATTAAGGAAGTTATTGATCCTTCAAAAATAGACTATATTATTGCCAATCATGTTGAATCGGACCATTCTGGATCAATTTATAAGATCTTAGAATTAGCTCCAAACGCAAAAGTTGTAGGTACGACTGCATGTAAAGATGGTTTACAAAAGCATTACTTCGGTGATTGGGATTTCCAAATTGTAAAGACTGGAGATGAGATAAGTCTAGGTAAGCGAGCTCTAAAATTCATTGAAGCACCTATGCTTCATTGGCCAGATAGTATGTTTACATACGTTGAAAAAGATTCTCTCATTCTACCTAATGATGCTTTTGGCCAACATTGGGCATCTTCAAAAAGGTTTGATGATGAAGTGGATAATAGTATACTGATGGATGAGGCTGCGAAATATTACTCGAACATTGTATGGCCCTATAGCCAGCATGTTTTAAAGAAAATTGAAGAAGTTCAAGAATTAGGCTTAAAGATAAGCATGATAGCCCCTAGTCACGGCATCATATGGCGAAGCAATCCAACAAAAATATTGGAAGCCTATCTACGCTGGGCAAAAGGCGAAACTGTAGACAAGATTTTAGTTGTATACGATACTATGTGGGGCAGCACTGAAAAAATGGACAAGGCAATAATTGAAGGCATTTCCAGTGAAGGAATTGAGACAATGGTATTCAGGTTACCTTTTTCTGATTTGGGCGATATAATTAAGGAACTTCTTGAGGCTAGGGGTCTGTTAGTCGGATCATCAACTATAATAACGGCTTTCTACCGACAGTAG
- a CDS encoding DNA methyltransferase: MSFIEMNEITQKDYEKFFKKYKEVNIGSTRVKLQGEWDISEYGPTKEYKHEQETVWSFPDRGNWATHKGNYRGNWSPYVPHNLILKYSRKGDIVLDQMVGSGTTLIECKLLNRNAIGVDVNHDAIMVCCDRLNFNYSSNEGNKLEIKTYVGDARKLDKIKSESIDLIATHPPYARIITYTKQRTEGDLSSLSIRKYVEEMQKVAEESVRVLKPNRYCAILVGDTRRSRHYVPIAYRIMQKFLDAGFILKEDIIKRQWKMKGTREKWRSRKNDFFLIAHEHLFVFRKPHRKEELLKYKNSMTPLLK, from the coding sequence ATGAGCTTCATAGAAATGAATGAGATAACTCAAAAGGATTATGAGAAATTCTTCAAAAAGTATAAAGAGGTAAACATTGGAAGCACAAGAGTAAAACTTCAAGGAGAATGGGATATATCTGAATATGGACCGACAAAAGAATATAAGCATGAACAAGAAACTGTCTGGAGTTTTCCGGATAGAGGTAATTGGGCAACCCATAAAGGCAACTATAGAGGCAACTGGTCACCTTATGTTCCACATAATTTGATTTTGAAATATTCAAGAAAGGGCGATATTGTTTTAGACCAGATGGTTGGAAGCGGAACTACTCTAATCGAATGCAAGTTACTAAATAGAAATGCGATTGGTGTTGATGTAAATCACGACGCTATTATGGTGTGTTGTGATCGTTTGAATTTCAATTATTCTTCAAATGAAGGCAATAAATTAGAAATCAAGACCTATGTTGGTGATGCGAGAAAATTAGATAAAATAAAATCAGAAAGCATTGATCTAATTGCTACACATCCGCCTTATGCTAGAATAATCACTTATACAAAACAAAGAACTGAAGGTGACCTTTCTAGTCTTTCAATAAGGAAATATGTTGAGGAAATGCAAAAGGTAGCTGAAGAGTCCGTTAGAGTTCTCAAGCCCAATAGATATTGTGCGATATTGGTGGGCGATACACGTAGGAGCAGGCATTACGTCCCTATAGCATATAGAATCATGCAAAAATTTCTAGATGCTGGCTTTATTCTAAAGGAAGATATTATAAAACGACAATGGAAAATGAAAGGAACAAGAGAAAAATGGAGAAGCAGAAAAAACGATTTTTTTCTAATTGCACATGAACATCTGTTCGTTTTTAGAAAACCCCATCGTAAAGAAGAACTATTAAAATATAAGAATAGCATGACTCCTTTATTGAAATAA
- a CDS encoding YHS domain-containing protein — protein sequence MVKDPVCGMDVNEEQTELISEYKGKKYYFCDNMCKENFDKNPEQYI from the coding sequence TTGGTAAAAGATCCTGTATGTGGAATGGATGTAAATGAAGAGCAAACAGAATTGATAAGCGAGTATAAGGGAAAAAAATATTATTTCTGTGACAATATGTGTAAAGAGAATTTTGATAAGAATCCTGAGCAATATATCTGA
- a CDS encoding cobalamin-dependent protein (Presence of a B(12) (cobalamin)-binding domain implies dependence on cobalamin itself, in one of its several forms, or in some unusual lineages, dependence on a cobalamin-like analog.): MLEDVKKAIVELKIEDIANIVESELEKGSSPNDLLNILGKGMEEVGLKFESGDYFFSELIMAGETMKEALKILKPKLEVSEFGRKGKIILGTIKGDLHDIGKDIVSTLLISAGFEVLDLGIDVPPKVFAEKAKSTNAKIVGVSALLSVTVPTLEEVDKSLKEAGIRDRVKLIAGGAAVREEYANKLGLDAAVNNAVEGVNIIKSWVK, translated from the coding sequence ATGTTAGAAGATGTCAAGAAGGCAATTGTTGAGCTAAAAATTGAAGATATAGCCAACATTGTTGAAAGCGAGTTAGAAAAGGGTTCATCTCCAAATGATTTACTAAACATTCTTGGGAAAGGTATGGAAGAAGTCGGGTTAAAATTTGAGAGCGGAGATTATTTCTTTTCAGAACTTATAATGGCAGGCGAAACAATGAAAGAAGCATTGAAAATTTTGAAACCAAAGCTCGAAGTATCAGAATTCGGTAGAAAAGGAAAAATTATTCTTGGAACCATCAAAGGAGATTTACATGACATTGGAAAAGATATAGTTTCTACATTGCTTATATCAGCTGGATTTGAAGTGTTAGATTTAGGAATAGATGTCCCACCGAAGGTTTTTGCCGAAAAAGCAAAAAGTACTAATGCGAAAATTGTAGGCGTATCTGCGTTACTATCAGTTACTGTGCCAACATTAGAAGAAGTAGACAAGTCATTGAAAGAGGCAGGTATAAGAGATAGGGTTAAGCTCATTGCTGGTGGTGCAGCGGTAAGAGAGGAATATGCAAACAAGCTTGGCTTAGATGCAGCCGTAAACAATGCGGTAGAAGGTGTAAACATAATCAAGTCTTGGGTGAAGTGA
- a CDS encoding DMT family transporter has protein sequence MEPFILYALTASLFFTFFTFIAKYIISNKIKNFISFIYMQGIFIVLIFPLLSYTIAPDEIYLPPLEVIPYAIISGGTSVLAYLLMYYGLTRYDASMAGPIVGIKPIFVIPLSYIFLGEFYGIGVILWILVAMFGAIMTSLSENIQGRKLFTVENKGLWIFLASAFLYAVGNVAVKPAMELVTNYNFLIWREFAWFGVLLALMPFIFLREEFETLRQAWKGSIFAVLMIVLFQYFAYIFMFQALGFSVQLTEGIMASSGVFAVTIGFTLSRIKPELILEKQSNKIYFVRMIGALLIMFGIYQLSYFFNDIGGVGFLGLGIIVSTFFGTISNLATSLSIFGLFFLVISIGSFSILMITFFLIRDIDSPKNKRVRKIPKKKRTDSRYFSPQMCRENTRHYGQAYPVCPICNRMINYSPIYQRWYCEFCNALF, from the coding sequence TTGGAACCATTTATTCTTTATGCTCTGACTGCTTCATTATTCTTCACATTCTTTACTTTTATCGCTAAATACATCATTTCAAACAAGATCAAAAATTTTATTTCTTTTATCTATATGCAAGGAATTTTCATTGTACTAATCTTTCCATTATTATCTTATACAATTGCGCCAGACGAAATCTATCTACCTCCTTTAGAAGTGATCCCTTATGCGATAATATCCGGCGGAACTTCAGTCCTAGCTTATCTTCTAATGTATTATGGTTTAACAAGATATGATGCTTCAATGGCCGGGCCGATAGTTGGGATTAAGCCCATTTTCGTGATACCTTTAAGCTATATTTTCCTTGGTGAGTTCTATGGTATTGGTGTAATACTATGGATATTGGTAGCTATGTTTGGTGCAATCATGACATCACTGAGCGAAAATATTCAAGGACGTAAATTATTTACAGTTGAAAACAAAGGACTTTGGATTTTCTTAGCTTCGGCTTTTCTATACGCAGTTGGAAATGTAGCTGTTAAACCTGCAATGGAACTTGTTACAAACTACAATTTTCTGATTTGGAGAGAGTTTGCTTGGTTTGGAGTATTATTGGCCTTAATGCCATTTATCTTCCTTAGGGAAGAATTTGAAACACTAAGGCAAGCATGGAAAGGTTCTATTTTCGCTGTACTAATGATTGTACTTTTTCAATATTTTGCTTATATCTTCATGTTTCAAGCTCTAGGGTTCTCTGTTCAGCTTACAGAGGGGATTATGGCATCATCGGGGGTTTTTGCTGTAACAATTGGATTTACACTCTCTAGAATAAAACCAGAATTAATTCTAGAAAAACAAAGCAACAAAATATATTTTGTAAGAATGATCGGGGCATTACTCATAATGTTTGGAATTTATCAGCTCTCGTATTTTTTCAATGATATAGGAGGTGTGGGTTTTCTTGGTCTTGGCATTATAGTAAGCACGTTTTTTGGAACAATTAGCAATCTCGCTACGAGTCTATCGATATTTGGTCTATTTTTCTTAGTCATTTCAATTGGTAGTTTCTCTATCTTAATGATTACATTCTTCCTAATTCGAGATATCGACAGTCCTAAAAATAAACGAGTGCGAAAAATTCCTAAGAAAAAAAGAACTGATTCGAGATATTTTAGCCCACAGATGTGTAGAGAAAACACTAGACATTATGGCCAAGCTTATCCAGTCTGCCCAATATGTAATCGTATGATCAACTACTCACCTATCTATCAAAGATGGTACTGTGAATTCTGCAATGCATTATTTTAA
- a CDS encoding ion channel has product MRIKLLAIFIIVLGLYNIISAITVLPFHFIFIGAFTEAVIAISGFSSLLVGFLLTVVGYGLYQEYRFFCFLSIILLLASATSNLFQENIIGALISSFILATIILERESFSKSLPFRFEIKYIIAFWIMAFVLIYGMIGALYLGNQYEPPIETTIQALYYAVITVTTVGYGDYVPITDATRLFTISLIFIGVGSFISAIGIIFQPFMKRLTKGA; this is encoded by the coding sequence ATGCGGATTAAATTACTTGCGATTTTCATAATTGTATTAGGCCTCTATAATATTATTTCTGCTATTACAGTTCTTCCTTTTCATTTTATTTTTATTGGGGCTTTTACTGAGGCAGTTATTGCTATTTCAGGCTTCTCATCTTTATTAGTAGGATTCTTACTTACTGTAGTAGGTTATGGTTTATATCAGGAATATAGATTCTTTTGTTTTTTATCAATAATTCTATTACTTGCTTCAGCCACTTCAAACTTATTTCAAGAGAATATTATCGGCGCATTAATTTCCTCATTCATATTAGCAACAATAATTCTTGAGAGGGAATCTTTCTCAAAAAGCCTTCCTTTCAGATTTGAGATAAAATATATTATCGCATTTTGGATAATGGCCTTCGTTCTAATTTATGGCATGATAGGAGCATTATATTTAGGAAATCAATATGAGCCACCAATTGAGACAACAATTCAAGCTCTTTATTATGCCGTTATTACGGTAACTACTGTGGGATACGGCGATTATGTGCCAATAACTGATGCAACACGTCTTTTTACAATCTCTTTAATCTTTATAGGTGTAGGTTCATTCATCTCAGCTATTGGAATAATATTCCAACCTTTTATGAAAAGATTAACAAAAGGAGCTTAA